Sequence from the Aquila chrysaetos chrysaetos chromosome 23, bAquChr1.4, whole genome shotgun sequence genome:
tggttttacttatttattgAATAGACTATTttagttggaagggacctacaacaatcatcgagtccaactgcctgaccacttcagggctgaccaaaagttaaagcaggttaagggcattgtccaaatgcctcttaaacactgacaggcttgggacATCGACTCCAGTGTTTGcccaccctctcggtaaagaaacgcttcctaatgtccagtctgaatctcccctggtgcagctttgacCCATTCCCATGCGTCCTATCACTGAATCCCATGGAGAAgggatcagcacctccctctccatgtcccctcctcaggaagctgtacaGAGCAGTGAGGTTgccttcagcctcctcttctccgaAtcagacaagcccaaagtccttagccgctcctcacaggacatgccttccagctcTTTGACCAGCTTTGatgccctcctctggatgcattcaaggacttttaacatccttcttaaattctggagcccagaactgcacacagtactcaaggtgaggctgcaccaacgctgaatacagtgggataatgccctcttttgaccagcttgttatgctgtgtttgatgcaccccagggtGCGGgttgccctcttggctgccagggcacactgctgccTCATGCTGAGCCTGCTgctgaccagcacccccagatccctttccacagggctggtctccagccaatcctctcccaatttatacttgtgcctggcgttactctgtcccaggtgcaAAATCCAGCATTTTGACTTGTTAAATTCTATCCCATTAATCATAACCCCGTGCTCCAATCtgtctagatccctctgcaaggcctcttgtccctcgaGAAAGCGgacagcacctcccagtttggtatcatcaaCAAACTTGCTAATGttgcattcaactcctgcatccagatcattgataaagatattgaacAAAATTGGCCCTAGAATTcaaccctgaggaacaccgctggtgaccggtcaccagccagatgtagccccattcactataaccctttgagccctgccgTTCAGCGagttcttcacccagcgcaCCATAaacctgctcatcccacagtCTCTAGAAAGCTGTCAtaccacagaaagcaaagaattaagCAGGCTAATAcctatttttcactttctcaaCTACTGAAGCACATACCGAGTCTGGAATTCTCGACCTGGTAAAGAGACAACGAGCCCACACTGCGGACGCCATCCCCTCTATCCTCTTCCCCAGCATCTGCAAAGAGATCAGGACATAACTCGTCGGGACTTTCCTTACAGCTCTTCAGACTTGCGAACGGGTTACACAGCCACTCACGCTCAGACCGGGTGAGCACATATCCCGCGTTTATCACGTCTCTCGGCGGCTGAAGAACAGACTGTGCTGACACCGGGCGCCCGCGGGCTCCTCGGCCTTTCCAACGGCCGCGCTCTGCTCTCAGGGGAAGCACCGACCGGGCGAGGGGGCGAAGCTGGCAGCAGGGTGAAGCCAGCCCCCACCGCCcgcttctccttcccccccctcaGCGGCGGCTGCCGGGCGCCGCCATGGCCGCTCCCCACCGCCCCCTCATCGCTTCACGGGGGaggcccccccgccgccgcagGCGGAGGGCCTGACAGCCAGTGCCGCGTCGCGCCCGAACCGAACCGAACCGAACGCCCAACCCGGGCCACCACCTGCCGAGCGGCCGCCTGCCTCAACCCGCCtccgcccgccgcggccgccaTCTCCGGTGCGCAGCCTCCCGGCCGGGCACCAGCACCACGGCACCTCAGTTCCGCGCCGGCGGAAGGACATCAGTGAgacacagcccccccccccgccttcgGTCTCTATTCCCCTAGCGACGGGTGAGGCGGCGCGCATGCGCAGCttccccccggcccggcccggcccgcgtCGGTGCCGGAGGCGTGGCCGCCGCGTGCCGGTCGCCgtccccgccgcggcccccaTGTCGCGGGCGGGGGGCGATGGCACCGTCGCGTTGGAGCGGGCCGGGGCGGAGACGGTGAAGCGGGCGGTGGAGCTGGACCTGGCGTCTCGGTTCCAGGAGTCGTTGGTGTGCTACCAGGAGGGCATCGACCTCCTGCTGCAGGTGGTGAAAGGTACCGGGCGGTGGGCGAGGGGCGGTTTGGCAGCCGTTTGCTACAACCGTTGAGGCGGTTGGTCgttaaacacacacacccccgtTCCCCCCCGGCCCTGTCGGAGGCCGCCCGCCGCGGGTGGTTCTGAGGAGAGACGAGCCGTGCTTGCCGCCGAGGGCCCGCTCCCgtcccccgccgcctcccggggggggggagaggagagccgGGGGTCTCTCACTCACCGGGAGAGCGGCGGCCAGGCAGGGCTCAGCTCCCcgtcgttccccccccccgcctcgaGGAGAACTGGCCTGCGTGCTTTTGATTCACAGCCACGAAAGATGAGGCAAAAAAGCACCGTTACCGGCAGAAAATATCCGAGTACATGACCAGAGCCGAAGACATTAAAAAACAcattgaaaaagagaaacaaggtACGGAGCTGCGATGTACCCGTTTGCGTTTAAATACCCGTTGTTACGTGAACGTTTTGTGGGCGACGTAGTTGACATAGGAATTACGCCGcgatcttttcttttcagatggcAAATACCATAAGCAAATCAGGATAGAGGAAAACGCAACAGGTTTCGGCTACGAAAAGCTTTTCCAAGAGTACCTTAGTGAGATTGTTTCTGAAGTTTGGGTGGAGGACCCGTACATTAGGCATGTTCATCAGGCAAGTAGATAGATATTTGGTGTAACTGATGCAGATGtaactactaaaaaaaaattaaattactaaattaaataaaacttttacaGTTGTATAACTTCCTGCGATTCTGTGAGCTGCTAGTTAAGGGGCCATGCAAAGTGAAAACAATCCACCTCCTCACTTCCTATGATGAAGTAAGTGTCTactttttggtttctgtttcctTGTACTCAGGTGATACTGTTGTCTGAAAAGCGGATTCGTTAGCTGGTGTGCAATGAGCCAATTATCACACACGCAGGAGAGACGTTATTTATTTCGTATTTGCACaaagatgggtgctaggtggtaATTCCACAAAGGTAGCACGCCCTGCATTTAAACAAGCAAGCAATTTATAGTTTTAGATTCACCCACTTAGTTTCCAAAGTCCTTCCCCAAAATCATTATTGGTAGTCACTTACCTGCCACCATTTCTATTGGGCTAAGGTTTTCTCCACTTCGAGTTAGAAGTACAGTGTTCTACACTGCATGCTCAAGGAGTGTGGGGGGTAAGTCTTTTAGGTCTTGAATTGAGTCAGTGGTCATGATCTCCTCCTGCCGCCTTTACTTTTCCCCTAGTTCATGCTGCTTTGGCAATCATCTGGTGCCTTCTGGagcaggatgtttcctttttatcagtctttagtTGCTTCTTCAAGGGTATACTGGCTGGCAAAGCCTGCATCGTTTATACAAAGTAACCAGACCTACATAGTGAAACTATTGAGTAATGGTCCTCCTTAAAGGACAGTGCATGGTGTTTAACCCTAAATTGAGCAGTATCACCACAGTTAGGCCGTAACTCAAACATATGACCccatgcaaatatatatatatatatatatatgcagacatatttatttttaaatacagatttattcttAACCGTACTTGTTAGACTGAGGCTCTGACACCTTCAGCAGAAAACACgaagagcaaaataaatatatgattGTTGAACATAAGTAACTTAATAAATTCAGGCTTTCCTGATGACTAATAAATTCTTGGTAAGCAGGATCTTAAatggaaaagatatttttgtgaaaGCTTTGTTGTGGAAAAtatcatcaaaaccaaaacatctattaagataccttttttcccctcttcaaaCAGCTGTATATAGTTGTCATTTTCGAGGCTTTGATGAGCTAAAACCTCTCAAACTATCACTGAATGTATTTTGCCTCAAATAGTAATTGCATGTATTTTGCCTCAAATAGTAACACATATCTAGTTTCAAGGGGCTGAGAGTGACCTCCTCCTCCACATTCCTTAGCAAGTACCTGTAATCTGTCTGCTTTTTATCCTGTCTTTGAGACTGCAAATCTACCTTCATCCAAGTGACTTTCTTTGGGTTTAAGTTTTtacaaaaaaggttttgttggTGAGTTTAGGAAGAAGTGACCAAAAGTagatatatgtttaaaaaaaccccaaaccttccacattatttttacttttaacagGGCAGTGGGAGGAGTCAACAGATAAGTGGCTTGGAAGAAATACAACAATCATTGAGGAATTATGGAGTAACACTGAATATTGCATTTTCATCTTCAATACATGATCGAGAAATTAGGTGGGTGATATAAAAAATTAGTAAATGCCAGTTATTTGAAGTCAAAATACGTAACCCTAACTTTTGAGACAATTTCTAATTACAGCTGTGGTTAACAAAGTGGAAGGCAGTGGCCCTCACTCGGTAAAATCAGCCCTCTGTAGTTTCATGTGTTCTAACTGAACGTAACAGTAGATGTCTCTTTATACAGAACAGTGTCTTCCCTGGTTCATACAGGTATCGGTGACACTAGGAGATACTGAAACAAGAAGCTTGTGCGTCATGTGggtataacttttttttttattcaacaTACTCATGGTTTTCACGtgtgtgaatttttaaaacagattcaACAATGGATGGATGATTAAGATTGGAAGGGGTCttgattattttaagaaaccACAGGTAAGAATGGTTTGATCTCTTTAATTAACTTATACCGTAGAAGAGCTCGTTCCATGTTCACCATGTCAATTCTGTTAATTTCTGCAGGGTCGTTTCAGCATTGGATACTGTGACTTTGACTTGCGACCTTGTCATGAAACAACAGTGGACGTCTTTCATActaaacatacaaagaaaatgtgatcAGATATGACTGCTTTTAATGAGTTTTTTTATAAGCATCAAAATGTAAGACTAGAAGATGCTGCTCGAGTCCAGCTGTCCACCCGCAGAAGCAACTCTTCTAAGTACTTAGTCCAGCACAGCTTTTATAATCTATAGGTTTAAGAATATTTGAGACTTTTCAGGCTGAGAAAACACAACTGTACAATTCCTCCACTATACTTCTCCAATAATCTTAATTAACACAATCCATGTCTAAATTTGATCTTGATTTCATAACAGACCCTCAATACTGTCTCTCAAAGGTCTCTttactgtcatttctttttttactattGATTTTGTcttgagcaatttttttttctttctgtctttaattGACCACCTCATAAACATTTGAAGCTGGACTGCCACATGTCCTCTTTTATAAGCAGccttatttatttcctttaattccTGTATTCTAGTCATGAGTACTGTTCTGCTGTGTTTTAGTCAGCCCCGTAATACCTGATTTCACAGACTTTACTGGTAACCCCAAATCTAACATTCTGTTCTCCAAGCTCCTTGCGTACAAACATTGTAGCGTTCAGTATACAGACATTTTAGGGTCATCTTATGTGTCTCTGCATGATGGATTTGGGGTTGGAAAGGATGCAAACAGCTGTATTCTTTTCCCCGTCACTCCTATATGTTCTTTTATTCCGTGATGTATGGTCATATACCTGATTAGGCGTGGAAAGGTTGTATGATCCTCTCCCGATCTTTTTCCCTGACTTGCAGGTTTAATGTCCTTCCAGCTAGTCATGCCAGTCAGAACTGCAGTAAGCTATTTCCCTGCTACTAAGATAGTTccctaaaaaaataataattgatttttaaattccagaAGTTGGATACCCTGAAACTTTCTTGTTGTTAAAGATTCCAAGGAATATGCTAGTCTACTATGCTAGTAGGAAAAGTCAGTCTTTTCTTGTCTTCCCTTCATCCTCTGCAAAGCGGAAGGTATcacctgagctgctgctgctttttctcctaATACAAGAGTTCTTGATTCTTGTCAGCAAGAATCTGGCAAAGTCGTACATTCTGACATGAAGAACAGGCAGTGGCCTGTTTTGCAGGTCCCATCAAAATCTTTTCAGCCTCAAGACTGATAGGTGCCTTACGCTTTCTGCACCTTGTGATACAATATGCCTCCATATTCTAGTAGCATGTTCATTGCTAgaactttttctctctcctacgtttctttttcctgatggCTGGTGTATTCcattatcctttttttattatttgctttatttttctttcaccttctgtCATGTCATGCTGCTATTCTTTTAGTCTTGTCTCTAACACAACAAATCTATTCCACAGCTATCAAGAAGAAACAGAGCTGGTCTTTGCCTTGTTCTTTGGGTCACAATTTGCCAGTGGTCTGCCTTTATGCTTTTGCATAATAATGTCTCAGCTTTTCAGTGTCACATCAGCAAAAAGAATAACATACGTGCCACACAAGCTGTACGCTACCAGTCAATCCCCCCAAACATTCCGTAGATGCTCCCTGGCTTGCTGCTGTGATATGAGGTTTCTGGTCACTCATCagttttattcagttttgtATAATATGTGCCTGTTTTTAATGGGaataaagaggtttttttattatttgtagttTTAGTCATCTGTTTGAATTTTTCTCTGCACTGCATAGGCTAATCCAAGGAAGCTGGGTAATGCCTTATAGATCAGCTGGTTTTGGGAGAAGGCTTACTGTAAATACAGTAAGTTTCCCAAATGTGAAGCTTTGTATCTTTTAATCTACTCCAGCAATTTCAAACATACAGGggcaaaataaaaagccaccttaaatattttagatcAACTTTAAATTTTAGTACTTAACTGGAAATCAAAGTAAAAATCTTTATGCTTTCTGCATCTTGTAATACAATATGTCTCTCTGTTCTAGCAGTAAGCCCCTCTGATGTCGTCCTCTACAAATACCACAAGAGGCAAGCATGGTCTTCCCTCTCTTGCCCATTTATTGCCAGAACTTCTTATCTGTTTTCTAATTAGACTATAATTCACTAGCTAAGACTGCAGATTTCCTTGCAGACCCCATGGATATGCAATCTCTGCACATATATACAACTAAGCCTTTAGTGACATACCAGTTGGCGCTGCACTGCTGTCGTTACCTATAAGATCTTTATCTCTGAATTGCTCCTTTCACTGTCAGTAGGAACACCATGTACAAAGAGGAATGGGTGtcaatgaatggaaaaaaaaaattatcgGAGCAATCTAAGAGTACAGTTCCACAGTCATTTTACTGACTCCAGGCATGTTCTTCTGTGCTGCCATTCACACTTACATAGTCAGGTCATCACCAGGATTGTACAGTCAGGACTGCCCCTCCTGGCATCATCTGTGGAGATGAGCTTAAGCCACCTTCCCCGCTGGAGTCAGCTGAGTGCCATTCAGGGCTGGATTCAGCCCCATTCACTGCTCTCCTTAGCTAAAGGTGGGTTGCTTCTGCCATGTAATTTCCTCCAACTGAGTGCTGGTCAACCAGCCATCTTTTAAAGGTGACAGTGTGGAAGTAACATAGTAAGGCATCATAGGTCTTTGCAGGGCTCACTTgttaagaaatatttgcagataaGGGTCTCATCTGGTTGGCACAATTTAATTAACAAAGGAGGGAAGCATTCATAAAAGGATATACTGCCTAGGGCTTCCTAATCTGTCTAGAGACTCCTTATCTGAAGAATTTCAATTGCTGCTTATTTGACAGTTTGGTGAAGAAGGAATTGTATAACCTAGCAGTACACAAACTCTGTAACTGTGTTGCTTGGGCAGAGTACCTATCAGCAGAGGCTGTGTCTGCTGTTCTGTGTTCTCTCCTATAGTAataaactgctgctgttctgacCTGATCAAAATTGCATTCCAGTTATTCTGCGACAGAATTTGGTGCCGTGGCTTGGATTCGCGTGTCCTGCTTCTCTTGGGAGGACCACAGACTGATTCCTGCCAAAATATCCTTGGTGCCACTCAGAAAGGTAAGGGACCTTTTGAAATCCCTACTAGAGCTTCAGCCAAGGGTTGTCTGTCTGGACAAGGACACTGGAATCAGAATATCCTTACAGACCTGATGGTAAGTCTTTTAAGTCCGGTAAGATTCAGTTGCCCTAACTTTCCACCCAATTCTTCCTTCATGCCGCAGCCTCAGGAATGTGATTAGGACAGCCCCAAGGACATTAACATCGCTGCTCCTTTACTTTCCTTAGGCCAGACTGGTCCTTATTTATCTTGCCCTATTAACAGCAATATTGTTTCTTGCCTAATTGATACTGGTGTTTCTCGATCCACTTTATCTCCCTCTGATTTTCCTGCAGCTCCCTTATCTTCAGGAGTAAAAGCTGTTGGTATTTCAGGACAATCCGTGTGTCATCCAGTAACAAGCCCTTTTTAACTATCTGCCTCATTTCTGGATACCATGCTTTCCTTTTACGTCCTACCACCCCAGTTTACCTTCTGGGAAAAGACTGACGTCAGTTGGGTTGTACTACATTTTGTGCCCTGAATGGAATTTACCTTGATATGGTCACACATCAACAGGGTGAATTTATGGCTTTTTTGCTTGATGAACCTCCCACTTCAAATTTAACTAACTCTACTATTTGAAGGCAGTTTGGTGAAGAAAGAGTTGTGTAACATAAAGGTATATAAACTCTGTAACTGCCTCATTTGGGTAGAGTTCCTATCAGCGGAGTCTGTCACTGCTGCGCTGGGTTCTCTCCTACAGCTATAGCAATAAACTGCTTCTGTTCTGACCTGATCAAAATTGCATTCTGCTTGTCTGGCAACAACAGTGAAATATACCTTGAGCCTTTCTTTCATAATGTTACTTTATATCGagctcttatttttatttaacatgaaaactgtcattttcaGTTTGCTATTGCCTTTCATTAGCAAATTTTCTCCTAGGTGGTAACATAAGGAACCTGTTTCTCCTAGATCTGTATTTGCAAGTGTATTTCCTAATGTAGAAGTATTCCCACTTTTAGCCTAGATACCAGTACCTATGGCTGCAGTGACACCCAGCTTTGTGCCAGGCAGTCCAGGTACAAAGGAGGCACATATGGCCCAGTTAGCCTCTCTAGCCCTCATCACATTATCCCCCACACTGAACTTCCTAATCCTTCCCCCACTTCTGCACATGCATGGATGAAAGCCCTAATCCAAGGTAGAACTGCTGGACTGGTTCACTACACATGGTCTTTGAGCTACTATCCACAAGGAGCAGGATGCAGGGTGGGGGATccagtgcagcagcacaggggcagTTTTCCATCTACCCTATCCCATCTGTGTCAGCCCTTTGTACCTTCTCTGCTACAGAGCCAGTTTGGGATGCCGCCACCATTTTCTCTGGTTTAAGCAGCTATGCTGTCTGTCAGCATGGAGCGATACAGGGCTGCGGCTTATCGCAGTGGCTTACATCCTACAGTTTGGGAACCGCAGGTGCAGGCAGTGTGAAATCTAATTGCTAGTAGGTAATATTAAGCAAAAGCACAAGATTAAACAGTTTTAATGACTAATAAGAGAAAAATTCAGCTTGTAGAAATGAAcgttttaattttgttttcaataaatcaaataaaaaagcagcagcagtttaacttacattttcaaaatgcaagtcACATTAACATTACCATATTCTCACATAACAGGTTCCACCTGTTGTGCAACTCATCATCTTGTGGACACATTCTTAGTAACGTTGTCGCTAGCATAGTGGTTTCATTTGGGCAAAACTTACTGCCAACAAGGCTCTTCACCAGTTCACTGCACAGTGCTGGTGGCAGCCACTGCTCCGGCAGATCAATGTTGCAGACTTCAATCCTTCCATGCTTTACATCCATATCTACTTTAACATCAAGAACAGAGTCTTTATAGACCATGTTAAAACAAGTGCTAACGCTGAACTTCGGTGTCTTTCCATACACCCATTCCCAGGTTTGTAGTTCCttagttttattattaattCCAGGAAGCACAGTCTCATCAGCTGGATTTATTAAGGTGATGTGATGATCTATATGGTGTTGTGTAGCATATTCTTCAGCAATGGCATCCAGGAGCAACTCACAAGTTAAACTAGGATCCTcttcaaagagatttttcactGAGGCAGGCACACTAGGAGTGGCATTGCTTTTTAGCCCTTTATAAGGACTTTTTAGCACAGAAGATAAAACAAACTTGTCTGCGTTACAGAGTAAGGTGCAGTGGTGATAAGCAGTTGTCCTTCCCAGCTTTGCAGCAGTACCTGAGATTTTGTATTGCCTATCTAGCAAGATGTCATATCTGTCAGTGACATGTACATCTAACTGGGGGCGCAAGGCTTTCAGTGCCTTCACAACTAGTTTCAGGTTTTCCATTcgttcatatttttttctggttgtaaAGAAAGTCAAATTGATATTGCCTAAGTCATGGTAAACTGTCCCTCCTCCACTTCTTCTCCTGGCTAGTTTTATACTTTTTTGCCTCAAGAGCCTGAGGTTGCATTCCTGCCAGGGGTTCTGATGTCTCCCTATTACCACAGCTGGGGAATTTCTCCAAAGGAAAAGGACCTGTCGGTTCTCTAAATTCACATGGTCATGGATCCAGTCTTCCACAGCTAGATTTTGGTAAACATCATTAGAAATAGACTGGATAATGAGGCTTCCACAAGTTGTGCTTCTGAAGCCAGCTTTTGGAGTCCTGAGGATGCAGGATAGCTGAAGGCAGTTCTTCAGTGATGACTGGAGTACCATGTTTTTGATGACGGGACAGCAGATGGAAGGAATGCTTGATCTGGTAAAGCTGAACGCGGCACGTCCGCAACCTGCTGTTGTGACAGAAATGAAACGCTAGTGGAAGTGACGATGCAGTCACGCTCCTCCCAAAGCAGCCACGGTCCTGAGCTGATGCGGGTTAAGAGGCACGCTTCTCCTCCTGAAGCCAGTGATGCCGTTCAGCTCAACGTAACAGCTGGGGCTGTCAGAGTAGCTTCTCCTCGCGGTCTCTGGTGCCTAAAAGaccaaaggaagaaatgaaattaaactgcGCACCTTCCCCTCACTCAATACAGTCCTGCTGATGCAATTTTACTTCGTGGATTTGGCTAAACTTAACCTGAGCGGTCCAGTTTATTAGTCTTTTTTCATTGGtctgataagaaaaaaaccGGCGCAGCAAGCTGACGACCTTGCTGGGTCAGCGCCGATCCAGCCAGGCGCAGGCCTTGCTGCCGTGGAGCCTGCGAGCGCCCTACCGAGAGGCGAGTCGAGGCGAGCCCCGCGGACTGACCGGAGCCGGTACCGCCCGCTACCGTCCCGCCGCCATTTCCTTCTCGGCTCAGGTCTTCCCTCCGCCACGGCGGCTCCCCTCGGCGGCCTCCCCTCACCGCGGGGCAGCCCGAGCGGCAGCAGGCCCCGTGCACCCCAACGGCCGGTCCCGCGCGCGCCGGGCGCCGCTCACGGCGGGACGGGGCGGCGCCCGTggccccgccggccgcctccGCGGAGCGCCTTCCGCTTCCTGAGGTCAGGGCTGCGGGAGCCGGGcgcgggggtggggggctgccccGCGGTACGCGGGCGCCGGTGCGAAGCCgtgaaggagaaggggaggggggcgggaaaTCCAGCGCCCCGCTGATGGCGGaggggggcgggcggccgggcgggcTTCTGTTGCCCGGGTGAGAGCTGAGGGGAGCGGTGAGCGGCGCGCGCGGGTGCCGCTTCTCAGGTGGGGCGGTTGAGAAGGAGCGAGAACGATCTAGCCTGGCgaaacaaacaagaaacctTCTATGGTAGGAGAGGGTAAATTGGTCAGCGGTACTGAAGGAAGTAGGCCGGTGCTGATCCGTACTGCCTCTGCCGACGCGGTAACTGCGACGCATCGGACGGATCATGCTGACGAGAGGCCGGTGTGCGGCCGATAATGCGGGTGATTTCCTCATGCAAGACCCGGCCGTGCAGTTGCTCGCCACGGGATGCTCTGGGTGCTAGAGGCTTTCGTGAGTTCAAAAGGAGACCGAACAAGTTAACACAAATGCACAGAGCCCCGTGAAACATATAGCAACCGTCCTTGAAGACACAGAAACTGAAAGTTGATAGCATAATTGATTAACAAGCTGGAAGTGATCAAAGACTGGATAATTAAAGTTATATTGCATGCAGCAGATTGTCTTCAGATTTGCTTTGATTTAAGCCATTCTTAAAGTCTGCCGGACCTTAGCTATAACTCTTCTTCGAGAGCTATCGTCTGTATTTAAGCTTACGCTGCGGGACAATGTTCAGAGCTAGTAGTTGAAGTTTTTATCCACGCTAGTATCTATATGGGCAAATGTGTGCTGTATATCTCTTGCTGGTGTATGTGTATTCCTAAAGGATTGCATGCTTTTACCTTCCGCCTTAATATTGGAGTCCTAAGACATGAAGGAATTGTAGAGAAAGAGGTTGGTAGAGGGGGTTGTGAGAATTCACATAGGCTATTCCTCTTGAACAGTTACAggtgaataatttttcttctttctagtTCTAGGAATAAGTGGCTTAAGAAGAAATGCCAAGTTGATATCCTTATTCAGATGAAACAGTGAAATTACTTGAGGAGGCAGTTTGGCTTTGGGTATGTAATTGAGTGTTTACCTATTTGCTTTACCA
This genomic interval carries:
- the LIPT1 gene encoding lipoyltransferase 1, mitochondrial gives rise to the protein MVLQSSLKNCLQLSCILRTPKAGFRSTTCGSLIIQSISNDVYQNLAVEDWIHDHVNLENRQVLFLWRNSPAVVIGRHQNPWQECNLRLLRQKSIKLARRRSGGGTVYHDLGNINLTFFTTRKKYERMENLKLVVKALKALRPQLDVHVTDRYDILLDRQYKISGTAAKLGRTTAYHHCTLLCNADKFVLSSVLKSPYKGLKSNATPSVPASVKNLFEEDPSLTCELLLDAIAEEYATQHHIDHHITLINPADETVLPGINNKTKELQTWEWVYGKTPKFSVSTCFNMVYKDSVLDVKVDMDVKHGRIEVCNIDLPEQWLPPALCSELVKSLVGSKFCPNETTMLATTLLRMCPQDDELHNRWNLLCENMVMLM